A stretch of Planococcus citri chromosome 5, ihPlaCitr1.1, whole genome shotgun sequence DNA encodes these proteins:
- the LOC135847997 gene encoding uncharacterized protein LOC135847997, translating into MKNITFYCAVFLLIYTNEILAPKSPSPLKRSQSINSKEKVKATRVPTEPSEISTRLIEINERLEIKGEVEKVHPTKKEALWISRFITTITNWLTIATEVAKLDAYQKAYYELSKEMWDECVKGDEKTPIQMVYLKDGSDPEEYYAYSIIPHWICISGAGLGKATIKFLQIHFERSKTPMETPDGQMVFRKDKIYDTKIELFFPWVDVRLDNEIVQFGEERDPEEEILKNGVIRFSLFDVKITMTKQLTEIDKRFIKTDPVTGLTYYFRSPKLTDLQMSVGSVQRYHNQIQKKRSPEKGEYVGKGINLARAEKIIIELTELYSSEEGRKELCDRLIPVLLNKDAEAAMTAPDVVSIAKHMVLVWHNTVPKIPPATWTSDEIKLWQEAFYAGYSTTDLVTKALNFLLVHFQKLRTGKGKDIDVLGTGPPKEYNVAGLSVHDDGFDYTETNLVDTESS; encoded by the exons atgaaaaatattactttttattGCGCAGTTTTTTTATTAATCTACACGAATGAAATTCTGGCACCGAAATCACCATCACCACTAAAGCG ctcGCAATCAATAAATTCGAAAGAAAAAGTAAAAGCAACTCGAGTTCCCACTGAACCTTCAGAGATATCGACACGtttaatag aaataaaTGAACGTTTAGAAATTAAAG GTGAAGTAGAAAAAGTCCATCCAACAAAAAAGGAAGCATTATGGATTTCCAGATTCATAACAACCATCACAAATTGGCTCACAATAGCCACTGAAGTTGCAAAATTGGACGCTTATCAAAAAGCATATTACGAATTAAGCAAAGAAATGTGGGATGAATGTGTAAAAGGTGATGAAAAAACTCCCATTCAAATGGTTTACCTTAAAGATGGTTCGGACCCAGAAGAATATTACGC GTACAGTATTATACCACATTGGATCTGTATATCCGGCGCTGGACTGGGCAAAGCAACGATCAAATTTCtacaaattcattttgaaagaaGTAAAACACCAATGGAAACACCCGATGGTCAAATGGTTTTCAGAAAAGATAAAATTTACGACacgaaaattgaattattttttccctgGGTTGATGTTCGACTCGATAACGAAATTGTTCAATTTGGTGAAGAACGAGATCCGgaagaagaaattttaaaaaatggcgtGATAAG GTTCAGCTTATTCGACGTCAAGATAACCATGACCAAGCAATTGACAGAAATTGATAAGCGATTCATAAAGACAGATCCTGTAACCGGTTTGACATATTACTTTCGATCACCAAAATTAACAGATCTACAAATGTCCGTCGGCAGCGTTCAA CGTTACCACAACCAAATACAGAAGAAAAGAAGTCCCGAAAAAGGAGAATACGTCGGCAAAGGGATTAATTTAGCCAGagctgaaaaaatcataatcgaGCTTACCGAATTATACAGCTCTGAAGAAGGTCGCAAAGAACTATGCGATCGTTTGATACCAGTTTTGCTGAACAAAGACGCCGAAGCGGCAATGACAGCTCCGGATGTTGTAAGCATTGCTAAACACATGGTCCTAGTTTGGCACAATACCGTGCCTAAAATTCCACCAGCGACATGGACAagtgatgaaataaaattatggcAAGAGGCTTTTTATGCCGGCTACAGTACAACAGATTTGGTTACGAAGGCGCTCAATTTTCTCctggttcattttcaaaaactacgtACTGGTAAAGGCAAAGATATCGATGTTCTCGGAACTGGACCTCCTAAAGAATACAATGTGGCTGGTTTGAGCGTACACGATGACGGATTCGATTACACGGAAACTAATCTAGTGGATACAGAAAGCAGTTAA